The genomic window GATCGTCGCAGGCACGCTGCAGGCGCTCGACCTGCTCGCGTCGTCGGGCGAGTTGCGGGAGCAGTTGGTCGCGAACGCGGCCCTCTTCCGGGAGCTGATGGATGCCGCGGGCTTCGACCTGCTGCCCGGCTCGCACGCGATCGTGCCCGTCATGTTCGGCGACGCCGCGCTGACCGCGCGCATCGCCGACGCGTTGCAGCGCCGGGGCGTGTACGTGACCGCGTTCTCGTTCCCCGTCGTGCCGAAGGGGCAGGCCCGCATCCGCGTGCAGTTGTCGGCCGCGCACTCGGAGGACGAGATCCGCGCCTGCGTCGACGCGTTCACCGCGGCGCGCGATGAGGTGGCCGGAGCAGCGGCCGAGTAGGGGAGCGTCCGCGAGATCTCGATACGGCGCTGCGCGCCTACTCGACCACCGGGGGCGCTGCGCGCCTACTCGACCACCGGGGGCGCTGCTCAGCGCCGCCCGCGCGCTCCGACCGCGGCGGAGACCGACGGCGGCACGAGCCGGCTCAGCGCGATGATCACGCGGTACTTCAGCGACGGGATCGAGACCGCCTTGCCGCGTGCGGCGTCGCGCAGCCCCTCCTCGACGACGGTGCGGGCGTCGAGCCACATCCACGGGGCGACGCCCTCCTTGCCGCGGGCGAGGCCCATGCGCGCGTGGAAGTCGGTGTGCGTGAAGCCAGGGCAGACGGCGGTCGTCGTCACGCCTCGGGCGCCGTAGGCGCCGTTCGCCCACCGGCTGAAGCTGATCAGCCAGCCCTTGCAGGCGCCGTAGGTCGAGCGCGGGATGAACCCCGCGACCGAGGCGACGTTGATGATGCGCCCGCGCCCGCGGGGGAGCATCTGGCCGAGGGCGGCGTGGCTGAGGCGCATCGGCACCTCGACGTGGAGGGCGAGGTGGCGCACCTCGTCCTCGATGTCGTTCGAGGCGAAGTCGAGCGGGAGCCCGAAGCCGGCGTTGTTCACGAGCAGGTCGATCGGCCGCTCGCGGTCGGCGATGCGGGCGACGACCTTCGCGAGGTGGCGACGCTTCAGCAGGTCGGCGGGCAGCACCTCGACGGTGACCCCGAAGCGGGAGCGGAGGTCGAGGGCCACTCGGTCGAGGGCGTCGCGATCGCGCGCGACGAGCACGAGGCTCGCTCCGGTCGCGGCGAGTTGTCGGGCGAACTCGGCGCCGAGCCCTGAGCTCGCACCGGTGATGAGGGCGGTTCCGGCCATGCCGGACAGCATATGCACGGTCGGGCGACGTGCGTCGACCGGCACCGTTCTCGAATCGATTCGAGCGGGATGTCCTATGATCGGGGGCATGCCCACCGACCCCGCGCCGAGGCATCCGACCCTCGCCGACGTCGCCGCGAAGGCCGGCGTCTCCGCGTCGACCGCGTCACTCGCGTTCAGCGGC from Agromyces sp. LHK192 includes these protein-coding regions:
- a CDS encoding SDR family oxidoreductase → MAGTALITGASSGLGAEFARQLAATGASLVLVARDRDALDRVALDLRSRFGVTVEVLPADLLKRRHLAKVVARIADRERPIDLLVNNAGFGLPLDFASNDIEDEVRHLALHVEVPMRLSHAALGQMLPRGRGRIINVASVAGFIPRSTYGACKGWLISFSRWANGAYGARGVTTTAVCPGFTHTDFHARMGLARGKEGVAPWMWLDARTVVEEGLRDAARGKAVSIPSLKYRVIIALSRLVPPSVSAAVGARGRR